A genome region from Variovorax paradoxus includes the following:
- a CDS encoding acyl-CoA thioesterase, producing the protein MSDTSSAAAAATLKSLPTDMELVLKVIPMPADCNVNGDIFGGWVMAQCDLAGSVIPARYAKGRQATVAVNEFIFKQPVRLGDILSFYSKLVRVGRTSVTVMVEVFAERFRAQGEYIKVTQATFTYVAIDDNGRPRPIEQPAA; encoded by the coding sequence ATGTCAGATACTTCCAGTGCCGCCGCCGCTGCCACCCTCAAGAGCCTGCCCACCGACATGGAGCTGGTGCTCAAGGTCATCCCGATGCCCGCGGACTGCAACGTCAACGGCGACATCTTCGGCGGATGGGTCATGGCGCAGTGCGACCTGGCCGGCTCGGTGATCCCCGCGCGCTACGCCAAGGGCCGCCAGGCCACGGTGGCGGTCAACGAGTTCATCTTCAAGCAGCCGGTTCGGCTGGGCGACATCCTGTCCTTCTATTCGAAGCTGGTGCGCGTGGGGCGCACCTCGGTCACCGTCATGGTCGAGGTCTTCGCGGAACGCTTCCGCGCGCAGGGCGAGTACATCAAGGTGACGCAGGCCACCTTCACCTACGTGGCCATCGACGACAACGGCCGCCCGCGGCCGATCGAGCAGCCGGCCGCGTAA
- a CDS encoding 2-hydroxychromene-2-carboxylate isomerase, translating to MTKSVDFYFDFGSPAAYLAATQLPHVCADTGAELVWKPMLLGGVFQATGNHSPAEIKPKGPYMTADLQRFAKRYGVPYEHNPFFPINTLLLMRGATGVQMHEPARFGAYVDAVFHAMWVTPENLNDPATVGAVLQNAGFDAAGLLALAGAQETKDRLKAVTQEAVERGVFGAPTMFVGDQMFWGQDRLDFVREALG from the coding sequence ATGACCAAATCCGTCGACTTCTATTTCGACTTCGGCAGCCCCGCCGCCTACCTGGCCGCGACGCAACTGCCGCACGTGTGTGCCGACACCGGCGCCGAGCTGGTCTGGAAGCCCATGCTGCTGGGCGGCGTGTTCCAGGCCACGGGCAATCATTCGCCCGCAGAGATCAAGCCCAAGGGCCCGTACATGACGGCCGACCTGCAGCGCTTCGCGAAGCGCTACGGGGTGCCGTACGAGCACAACCCGTTCTTCCCGATCAACACGCTGCTGCTGATGCGCGGCGCCACCGGCGTGCAGATGCACGAGCCGGCGCGCTTCGGTGCGTACGTCGATGCGGTGTTCCACGCGATGTGGGTGACGCCGGAGAACCTCAACGACCCGGCCACCGTCGGCGCGGTCTTGCAGAATGCGGGCTTCGATGCTGCCGGCCTGCTCGCGCTGGCCGGGGCGCAGGAAACCAAGGACCGCCTGAAGGCCGTCACCCAGGAAGCCGTGGAGCGCGGCGTGTTCGGCGCGCCCACCATGTTCGTCGGCGACCAGATGTTCTGGGGCCAGGACCGCCTCGATTTCGTGCGCGAAGCACTGGGTTGA
- a CDS encoding ABC transporter substrate-binding protein, with translation MRPLRIGVIGSWSGPYAGGGRQFDAGMAVWLAAHNQHVAGRPVELLRRDVPGSAPELARRHAQELVEGERVDLLAGLDFSSNAYAVGTVATQARLPLVVMNAASSGITARCPFAVRVSFTIGQVTLPLARWALQQGLRDVCTVVADYASGVDAESAFVSGITAGGGRVGAMLRVPLATLDYSAYMLRLRELRPQAVFFFLPSGQMPAGFLKFWRDRGMAETGIRLLATGDATDDNYLEGIGELADGLVTSHHYSFAHDTPANRRFTAAFQTEYGDHLRPGYFAVAAHDALAAIDAAMSSPAARSGPNAGAGSAPAGERLVDAFRGVRLDSPRGPIEIDAHTRDIVQTVYIRRVERREGRWINREFERFDRVRDPGV, from the coding sequence GTGCGCCCGTTGCGCATCGGCGTCATCGGCTCCTGGTCGGGGCCTTATGCAGGCGGAGGGCGGCAGTTCGATGCCGGCATGGCCGTTTGGCTGGCGGCGCACAACCAGCATGTGGCAGGACGCCCCGTCGAGCTGCTGCGGCGCGACGTTCCCGGCAGCGCGCCCGAACTGGCGCGCCGCCATGCGCAGGAGCTTGTCGAAGGCGAGCGCGTCGACCTGCTCGCCGGTCTCGACTTCAGTTCCAACGCCTACGCCGTCGGCACCGTCGCCACGCAGGCCAGGCTACCGCTGGTGGTGATGAACGCGGCCTCCTCGGGCATCACGGCGCGCTGCCCGTTCGCGGTGCGGGTGTCTTTCACCATCGGCCAGGTCACCTTGCCGCTGGCGCGCTGGGCGCTGCAGCAGGGCCTGCGCGACGTCTGCACCGTGGTGGCCGACTACGCCTCGGGCGTCGATGCCGAAAGCGCTTTCGTCTCGGGCATCACCGCGGGCGGCGGCCGGGTCGGCGCGATGCTGCGGGTGCCGCTGGCCACGCTCGACTACTCCGCCTACATGCTGCGGCTGCGCGAGCTCAGGCCGCAGGCGGTCTTCTTCTTCCTGCCCTCGGGGCAGATGCCGGCCGGCTTCCTGAAGTTCTGGCGCGACCGCGGCATGGCCGAGACCGGCATCCGCCTGCTGGCGACGGGCGATGCCACCGACGACAACTACCTCGAAGGCATCGGCGAACTGGCCGACGGGCTCGTCACCAGCCACCACTATTCGTTCGCGCACGACACGCCCGCCAACCGGCGCTTCACCGCCGCCTTTCAGACCGAATACGGAGATCACCTGCGCCCGGGCTATTTCGCGGTGGCGGCGCACGATGCGCTCGCGGCCATCGACGCGGCGATGAGTTCGCCGGCGGCGCGCAGCGGCCCGAATGCAGGAGCGGGCAGCGCGCCCGCCGGGGAGCGGCTGGTGGATGCGTTTCGCGGCGTTCGGCTCGACAGCCCGCGCGGTCCGATCGAGATCGACGCGCACACGCGCGACATCGTGCAGACGGTATACATCCGCCGCGTCGAACGCCGCGAGGGGCGCTGGATCAATCGGGAGTTCGAGCGCTTCGATCGGGTGCGCGATCCGGGCGTGTGA
- a CDS encoding enoyl-CoA hydratase, with translation MSDILVHTEAGVMTITFNRVDKKNSITSSMYGELADALATAEGDAAVRCVLLQGDPTIFSAGNDIGDFLNAPPATQDSPVFRFLRGIATFPKPIVAAVCGPAVGIGTTMLFHCDLVYAGDNAAFSMPFVNLGLCPEAASSLLVPQMLGYHRAAEALLLGEPFMAEAALEVGLVNRVVPPTEANAIAQSQARKLAAKPLSALVETKRLLKKTQMPAVLERMGEEGASFGRMLREPAAREAFGAFMEKRKPDFSKV, from the coding sequence ATGAGCGACATCCTCGTCCACACCGAAGCCGGTGTGATGACCATCACCTTCAACCGCGTCGACAAGAAGAACTCGATCACCAGCAGCATGTACGGCGAACTCGCCGACGCGCTGGCCACCGCCGAGGGCGACGCGGCCGTGCGCTGCGTGCTGCTGCAGGGCGACCCGACCATCTTCAGCGCCGGCAACGACATCGGCGACTTCCTCAATGCGCCGCCCGCCACGCAGGACTCGCCGGTGTTCCGCTTCCTGCGCGGCATCGCCACCTTCCCCAAGCCCATCGTGGCGGCCGTGTGCGGCCCCGCCGTGGGCATCGGCACCACGATGCTGTTCCATTGCGACCTTGTCTACGCGGGCGACAACGCGGCGTTCTCGATGCCCTTCGTGAACCTGGGCCTGTGCCCCGAAGCGGCATCGAGCCTGCTCGTGCCGCAGATGCTCGGCTACCACCGTGCGGCCGAGGCGCTCCTGCTGGGCGAGCCCTTCATGGCCGAGGCCGCGCTCGAGGTCGGCCTGGTCAACCGCGTCGTGCCGCCGACCGAGGCGAACGCCATCGCCCAGAGCCAGGCCCGCAAGCTGGCCGCCAAGCCATTGAGCGCGCTGGTCGAGACCAAGCGCCTGCTGAAGAAGACGCAGATGCCCGCCGTGCTCGAACGCATGGGCGAGGAGGGCGCGAGCTTCGGGCGCATGCTGCGCGAACCTGCAGCACGCGAAGCCTTCGGCGCGTTCATGGAGAAACGCAAGCCGGATTTCAGCAAGGTCTGA